One genomic window of Globicephala melas chromosome 8, mGloMel1.2, whole genome shotgun sequence includes the following:
- the PCF11 gene encoding pre-mRNA cleavage complex 2 protein Pcf11 isoform X1: MSEQTPAEAGTAGAREDACRDYQSSLEDLTFNSKPHINMLTILAEENLPFAKEIVSLIEAQTAKAPSSEKLPVMYLMDSIVKNVGREYLTAFTKNLVATFICVFEKVDENTRKSLFKLRSTWDEIFPLKKLYALDVRVNSLDPAWPIKPLPPNVNTSSIHVNPKFLNKSPEESSTPGTVVSSPSISTPPIVPDIQKNLTQEQLIRQQLLAKQKQLLELQQKKLELELEQAKAQLAVSLSVQQETSNLGPGTAQSKLHVSQIPPMAVKSPHQVPVQPEKSRPGPSLQIQDMKGTNRDPRLNRLSQHSSHGKDQSHRKEFLMNTLSQSDIKTSKTVPSEKLNSSKQEKSKSGEKITKKELDQLDSKSKSKSKSPSPLKNKLSHTKDLKSQESESARVSDMSKRDPRLKRHLQDKTDSKDDDLKEKRKTAEKKDKDEHMKSSEHRLVGSRNKIINGIVQKQDTITEESEKQGTKPGRSSTRKRSRSRSPKSRSPIIHSPKRRDRRSPKRRQRSMSPTSTPKAGKIRQSGVKQSHMEEFTPPSREERNAKRSTKQDVRDPRRIKKTEEERPQETANQHSTKSGTEPKENVENWQSSKSTKRWKSGWEENKSLQQGDEHSKAPHLRHRESWSSTKGILSPRAPKQQHRLSVDANLQIPKELTLASKRELLQKTSERLASGEITQEDFLVVVHQIRQLFQYQEGKHRCNVRDSPTEENKGGLKKKPLLTDAELTYYEHKAKLKRTQVQHSFPRLDLLDPDIFDYPLTDALLSGIECEPSKSKHASRNSGAQFDRKEQFSERARRLSPISGSRTYAENLSPHEGRRRHDEQVSAKGVREEQRSPFNDRFPLKRPRYEDSDKPFVDSPASRFAGLDTNQRLTALAEDRPLYDGPSRPSVARDGPTKMIFEGPNKLSPRIDGPPTPGSLRFDGSPGQMGGGGPLRFEGPQGQLGGGCPLRFEGPPGPVGTPLRFEGPIGQAGGGGFRFEGSPGLRFEGSAGGLRFEGPGAQPVGSLRFEGHRGQPVGGLRFEGPHGQPVGGLRFDNPRGQPVGGLRFEGGHGPSGAAIRFDGPHGQPSGGIRFEGPLLQQGVGMRFEGPHGQSVAGMRFEGQHNQLGGNVRFEGPHGQPGVGIRFEGPLVQQGGGMRFEGPSVPGGGLRIEGPLGQGGPRFEGCHALRFDGQPGQPSLLPRFDGLHGQPGPRFERTGQPGPQRFDGPPGQQVQPRFDGVPQRFDGPQHQQASRFDIPLGLQGTRFDNHPSQRLESVSFNQSGPYNDPPGNAFNAPSQGLQFQRHEQIFDSPQGPNFNGPHGPGNQSFSNPLNRASGHYFDEKNLQSSQFGNFGNLPAPMTVGNIQASQQVLTGVAQPVAFGQGQQFLPVHPQNPGAFVQNPSGVLPKGYPDNHLSQVDVNELFSKLLKTGILKLSQPDSATTQVNEVAAQPPAEEEEDQNEDQDVPDLTNFTIEELKQRYDSVINRLYTGIQCYSCGMRFTTSQTDVYADHLDWHYRQNRTEKDVSRKVTHRRWYYSLTDWIEFEEIADLEERAKSQFFEKVHEEVVLKTQEAAKEKEFQSVPAGPAGSVESCEICQEQFEQYWDEEEEEWHLKNAIRVDGKIYHPSCYEDYQNTSSFDCTPSPSKTPVENPLNIMLNIVKNELQEPCESPKVKEERIDTPPACTEESIATATEIKTENDTVESV, from the exons GTGGATGAAAATACTAGAAAAAGTTTATTTAAGTTACGTTCCACCTGGGATGAAATATTCCCTTTGAAGAAACTTTATGCCCTGGATGTCAGAGTCAATTCGTTAGATCCTGCTTGGCCTATTAAACCTCTGCCCCCCAATGTGAATACATCTAGCATCCATGTGAatcctaaatttttaaataaatcg ccCGAAGAGTCTTCAACACCTGGCACAGTGGTCAGTTCCCCTAGCATCTCCACTCCTCCAATTGTTCCGGATATACAAAAGAATCTTACCCAAGAGCAACTAATAAGGCAGCAGTTACTGGCAAAACAAAAGCAGTTGTTAGAACTTCAGCAGAAAAAGCTGGAGCTTGAGCTAGAGCAAGCTAAGGCACAACTG GCAGTTTCTCTTAGTGTTCAGCAGGAGACATCCAACTTAGGTCCTGGAACTGCACAATCCAAATTACATGTTTCACAAATTCCCCCTATGGCAGTTAAATCTCCCCATCAGGTTCCTGTGCAACCTGAGAAAAGTCGTCCAGGTCCATCCTTACAAATTCAGGATATGAAAGGAACTAACCGGGATCCCCGTCTTAATAGGTTGAGTCAACATTCTTCTCATGGAAAAGATCAGAGTCACAGGAAGGAATTCCTAATGAACACATTGAGCCAGTCTGATATTAAGACAAGTAAAACTGTACCCTCTGAAAAACTAAATTCATCCaagcaagaaaaaagtaaatcagGTGAAAAAATAACCAAGAAAGAACTTGACCAATTAGATTCTAAATCCAAATCTAAATCTAAATCACCATCAcctttgaaaaacaaattatccCACACAAAAGACTTGAAAAGTCAAGAATCTGAAAGTGCAAGGGTGTCTGATATGAGCAAGAGAGATCCAAGATTAAAAAGACATCTTCAGGATAAGACTGATAGCAAAGATGATGAtctaaaagagaagagaaaaactgcagaaaaaaaggataaagatgaGCACATGAAATCATCTGAACACAGACTGGTGggaagtagaaataaaatcataaatggcATTGTACAAAAACAGGATACCATAACGGAAGAATCGGAAAAACAGGGGACAAAACCAGGGAGATCGAGTACTAGAAAGCGATCAAGATCACGATCACCCAAGTCCCGGTCACCGATTATACATTCTCCCAAGAGAAGAGATAGGCGGTCACCCAAGCGAAGGCAAAGGAGTATGTCTCCAACCTCAACACCCAAAGCTGGGAAGATTCGCCAGTCAGGAGTTAAGCAGTCACATATGGAAGAGTTTACACCACCTtccagggaagaaagaaatgcGAAGAGAAGTACTAAACAAGATGTTCGAGATCCAAGGCgaataaaaaagactgaagaggaacgACCACAAGAAACTGCAAATCAGCATTCCACCAAGTCAGGCACTGAaccaaaagaaaatgtagaaaattggCAAAGTTCCAAGTCTACCAAACGATGGAAATCTggttgggaagaaaataaaag TTTACAACAGGGTGATGAACATAGCAAAGCTCCTCATCTAAGGCATAGGGAGAGCTGGTCAAGCACTAAAGGAATCTTGTCACCTCGAGCTCCAAAACAGCAGCATCGATTAAGCGTAGATGCCAATCTTCAGATTCCTAAAGAGTTAACTCTTGCAAGCAAAAGAGAATTACTTCAAAAG ACGAGTGAACGTTTAGCATCTGGTGAAATTACACAGGAAGACTTCCTTGTTGTTGTGCATCAAATTCGACAGCTATTTCAGTATCAAGAAGGTAAACATAGATGCAATGTACGGGATAGTcctacagaagaaaataaaggtggattaaaaaagaaacctctcTTAACTGATGCTGAATTAACCTACTATGAACATAAAGCAAAACTGAAAAGGACACAGGTTCAGCATTCATTTCCAAGACTTGATCTCTTAGATCCTGATATTTTTGACTACCCTTTGACTGATGCCTTGTTGTCTGGAATAGAATGTGAGCCATCCAAAAGTAAACATGCAAGTAGGAATAGTGGAGCACAGTTTGACAGAAAAGAACAATTTAGTGAAAGAGCAAGACGTCTTTCTCCTATATCTGGGAGTCGTACTTATGCTGAGAATCTTTCACCCCATGAGGGCCGGAGAAGACATGACGAGCAAGTCTCTGCTAAAG gtgtACGAGAAGAGCAGAGATCACCATTCAATGATCGTTTTCCACTTAAGCGACCTAGATATGAAGATTCAGATAAACCATTTGTAGATAGCCCAGCATCAAGATTCGCCGGCCTTGATACAAATCAGCGACTTACGGCTTTAGCTGAAGATAGACCATTATACGATGGACCTAGCAGGCCATCAGTAGCGAGAGATGGCCCAACCAAGATGATTTTTGAAGGACCTAATAAGTTAAGCCCTAGAATTGATGGACCTCCTACGCCAGGTTCTCTTCGGTTTGATGGGTCACCGGGACAAATGGGGGGAGGTGGCCCTTTGAGATTTGAAGGACCACAAGGCCAGTTAGGAGGTGGGTGTCCTTTGAGATTTGAAGGTCCTCCGGGACCAGTAGGGACACCTCTGCGGTTTGAGGGGCCAATTGGTCAAGCAGGAGGAGGTGGTTTTCGGTTTGAAGGTTCCCCCGGTCTGAGGTTTGAGGGATCTGCAGGTGGTTTGCGATTTGAAGGACCAGGGGCCCAGCCTGTGGGTAGTCTCAGGTTTGAGGGACACCGGGGTCAACCTGTGGGTGGTCTGAGGTTTGAGGGACCTCATGGTCAGCCTGTGGGTGGACTTAGATTTGATAATCCCCGAGGTCAGCCTGTAGGTGGACTTAGATTTGAGGGAGGTCATGGTCCATCAGGAGCTGCAATTAGGTTTGATGGACCTCATGGTCAGCCATCAGGTGGAATCAGATTTGAGGGCCCGTTGCTACAGCAGGGAGTTGGGATGAGATTTGAGGGCCCCCATGGTCAGTCAGTAGCTGGTATGAGATTTGAAGGGCAACATAATCAACTTGGTGGGAACGTTAGGTTTGAGGGTCCACACGGTCAGCCAGGGGTTGGGATCAGATTTGAAGGACCTTTAGTCCAACAAGGAGGTGGAATGAGGTTTGAGGGTCCTTCTGTACCAGGAGGCGGCCTGAGAATCGAAGGACCTCTGGGTCAAGGTGGTCCAAGATTTGAAGGTTGTCACGCTTTAAGGTTTGATGGGCAACCAGGTCAGCCATCACTCTTGCCAAGATTTGATGGATTACATGGTCAGCCAGGTCCTAGATTTGAAAGAACTGGTCAGCCAGGCCCGCAGAGATTTGATGGACCACCTGGACAGCAGGTTCAACCAAGATTTGATGGTGTACCTCAAAGATTTGATGGTCCACAACACCAGCAAGCATCAAGGTTTGATATTCCTCTTGGTCTTCAAGGCACACGATTTGACAATCATCCTTCACAAAGGCTTGAATCGGTATCTTTCAATCAGAGTGGCCCATATAATGATCCACCTGGCAATGCTTTTAATGCCCCATCCCAAGGACTGCAGTTCCAAAGACATGAACAAATATTTGATTCACCTCAAGGACCAAATTTTAATGGACCACATGGCCCTGGAAACCAGAGTTTCTCGAATCCCCTTAACAGAGCTTCTGGACACTATTTTGATGAGAAGAATCTTCAGAGCTCTCAGTTTGGAAACTTTGGCAATTTACCTGCTCCAATGACAGTAGGAAATATTCAGGCATCTCAGCAG GTTCTGACTGGTGTTGCTCAGCCAGTAGCATTTGGCCAAGGACAACAATTTTTGCCAGTTCATCCACAAAATCCTGGAGCATTTGTTCAGAATCCTTCAG gtgtccTTCCTAAGGGATATCCTGATAATCATCTCAGTCAGGTGGATGTAAATGAATTGTTTTCAAAACTGCTAAAAACAGGAATTCTCAAATTGTCCCAGCCTGATTCAGCTACAACAC AAGTAAATGAAGTTGCTGCTCAGCCCCCTGCTGAGGAGGAAGAAGATCAAAATGAAGATCAAGACGTTCCAGATCTTACCAATTTTACAATTGAAGAATTGAAACA aCGTTATGATAGTGTTATAAATCGACTGTATACTGGTATTCAGTGTTACTCTTGTGGAATGAGGTTTACAACATCACAGACAGATGTATATGCAGATCACTTGGACTGGCATTATCGACAAAATAGAACTGAAAAAGATGTAAGCAGAAAAGTCACTCATAGACGTTGGTACTACAGTTTAACA GACTGGATAGAATTTGAGGAAATAGCTGATCTGGAAGAACGTGCAAAGAGCCAGTTTTTTGAAAAGGTGCACGAAGAAGTCGTGCTCAAAACTCAGGAGGCTGCTAAAGAAAAGGAGTTCCAAAGTGTACCTGCTGGACCAGCAGGATCAGTTGAG AGTTGTGAAATTTGTCAAGAACAATTTGAACAGTACTGggatgaagaagaggaggagtggcatttaaaaaatgctattagAGTAGATGGAAAG aTTTATCATCCATCATGTTATGAAGATTATCAAAAT ACATCTTCATTTGATTGTACACCATCTCCCAGCAAGACACCAGTTGAAaatcccttgaacattatgttGAACATTGTTAAAAACGAATTGCAGGAACCCTGTGAAAGTCCCAAAGTTAAGGAAGAACGGATTGATACTCCACCAGCTTGTACAGAGGAAAGCATAGCAACAGCcactgaaattaaaacagaaaatgacacaGTCGAGTCagtttaa
- the PCF11 gene encoding pre-mRNA cleavage complex 2 protein Pcf11 isoform X3 — protein sequence MSEQTPAEAGTAGAREDACRDYQSSLEDLTFNSKPHINMLTILAEENLPFAKEIVSLIEAQTAKAPSSEKLPVMYLMDSIVKNVGREYLTAFTKNLVATFICVFEKVDENTRKSLFKLRSTWDEIFPLKKLYALDVRVNSLDPAWPIKPLPPNVNTSSIHVNPKFLNKSPEESSTPGTVVSSPSISTPPIVPDIQKNLTQEQLIRQQLLAKQKQLLELQQKKLELELEQAKAQLAVSLSVQQETSNLGPGTAQSKLHVSQIPPMAVKSPHQVPVQPEKSRPGPSLQIQDMKGTNRDPRLNRLSQHSSHGKDQSHRKEFLMNTLSQSDIKTSKTVPSEKLNSSKQEKSKSGEKITKKELDQLDSKSKSKSKSPSPLKNKLSHTKDLKSQESESARVSDMSKRDPRLKRHLQDKTDSKDDDLKEKRKTAEKKDKDEHMKSSEHRLVGSRNKIINGIVQKQDTITEESEKQGTKPGRSSTRKRSRSRSPKSRSPIIHSPKRRDRRSPKRRQRSMSPTSTPKAGKIRQSGVKQSHMEEFTPPSREERNAKRSTKQDVRDPRRIKKTEEERPQETANQHSTKSGTEPKENVENWQSSKSTKRWKSGWEENKSLQQGDEHSKAPHLRHRESWSSTKGILSPRAPKQQHRLSVDANLQIPKELTLASKRELLQKTSERLASGEITQEDFLVVVHQIRQLFQYQEGVREEQRSPFNDRFPLKRPRYEDSDKPFVDSPASRFAGLDTNQRLTALAEDRPLYDGPSRPSVARDGPTKMIFEGPNKLSPRIDGPPTPGSLRFDGSPGQMGGGGPLRFEGPQGQLGGGCPLRFEGPPGPVGTPLRFEGPIGQAGGGGFRFEGSPGLRFEGSAGGLRFEGPGAQPVGSLRFEGHRGQPVGGLRFEGPHGQPVGGLRFDNPRGQPVGGLRFEGGHGPSGAAIRFDGPHGQPSGGIRFEGPLLQQGVGMRFEGPHGQSVAGMRFEGQHNQLGGNVRFEGPHGQPGVGIRFEGPLVQQGGGMRFEGPSVPGGGLRIEGPLGQGGPRFEGCHALRFDGQPGQPSLLPRFDGLHGQPGPRFERTGQPGPQRFDGPPGQQVQPRFDGVPQRFDGPQHQQASRFDIPLGLQGTRFDNHPSQRLESVSFNQSGPYNDPPGNAFNAPSQGLQFQRHEQIFDSPQGPNFNGPHGPGNQSFSNPLNRASGHYFDEKNLQSSQFGNFGNLPAPMTVGNIQASQQVLTGVAQPVAFGQGQQFLPVHPQNPGAFVQNPSGVLPKGYPDNHLSQVDVNELFSKLLKTGILKLSQPDSATTQVNEVAAQPPAEEEEDQNEDQDVPDLTNFTIEELKQRYDSVINRLYTGIQCYSCGMRFTTSQTDVYADHLDWHYRQNRTEKDVSRKVTHRRWYYSLTDWIEFEEIADLEERAKSQFFEKVHEEVVLKTQEAAKEKEFQSVPAGPAGSVESCEICQEQFEQYWDEEEEEWHLKNAIRVDGKIYHPSCYEDYQNTSSFDCTPSPSKTPVENPLNIMLNIVKNELQEPCESPKVKEERIDTPPACTEESIATATEIKTENDTVESV from the exons GTGGATGAAAATACTAGAAAAAGTTTATTTAAGTTACGTTCCACCTGGGATGAAATATTCCCTTTGAAGAAACTTTATGCCCTGGATGTCAGAGTCAATTCGTTAGATCCTGCTTGGCCTATTAAACCTCTGCCCCCCAATGTGAATACATCTAGCATCCATGTGAatcctaaatttttaaataaatcg ccCGAAGAGTCTTCAACACCTGGCACAGTGGTCAGTTCCCCTAGCATCTCCACTCCTCCAATTGTTCCGGATATACAAAAGAATCTTACCCAAGAGCAACTAATAAGGCAGCAGTTACTGGCAAAACAAAAGCAGTTGTTAGAACTTCAGCAGAAAAAGCTGGAGCTTGAGCTAGAGCAAGCTAAGGCACAACTG GCAGTTTCTCTTAGTGTTCAGCAGGAGACATCCAACTTAGGTCCTGGAACTGCACAATCCAAATTACATGTTTCACAAATTCCCCCTATGGCAGTTAAATCTCCCCATCAGGTTCCTGTGCAACCTGAGAAAAGTCGTCCAGGTCCATCCTTACAAATTCAGGATATGAAAGGAACTAACCGGGATCCCCGTCTTAATAGGTTGAGTCAACATTCTTCTCATGGAAAAGATCAGAGTCACAGGAAGGAATTCCTAATGAACACATTGAGCCAGTCTGATATTAAGACAAGTAAAACTGTACCCTCTGAAAAACTAAATTCATCCaagcaagaaaaaagtaaatcagGTGAAAAAATAACCAAGAAAGAACTTGACCAATTAGATTCTAAATCCAAATCTAAATCTAAATCACCATCAcctttgaaaaacaaattatccCACACAAAAGACTTGAAAAGTCAAGAATCTGAAAGTGCAAGGGTGTCTGATATGAGCAAGAGAGATCCAAGATTAAAAAGACATCTTCAGGATAAGACTGATAGCAAAGATGATGAtctaaaagagaagagaaaaactgcagaaaaaaaggataaagatgaGCACATGAAATCATCTGAACACAGACTGGTGggaagtagaaataaaatcataaatggcATTGTACAAAAACAGGATACCATAACGGAAGAATCGGAAAAACAGGGGACAAAACCAGGGAGATCGAGTACTAGAAAGCGATCAAGATCACGATCACCCAAGTCCCGGTCACCGATTATACATTCTCCCAAGAGAAGAGATAGGCGGTCACCCAAGCGAAGGCAAAGGAGTATGTCTCCAACCTCAACACCCAAAGCTGGGAAGATTCGCCAGTCAGGAGTTAAGCAGTCACATATGGAAGAGTTTACACCACCTtccagggaagaaagaaatgcGAAGAGAAGTACTAAACAAGATGTTCGAGATCCAAGGCgaataaaaaagactgaagaggaacgACCACAAGAAACTGCAAATCAGCATTCCACCAAGTCAGGCACTGAaccaaaagaaaatgtagaaaattggCAAAGTTCCAAGTCTACCAAACGATGGAAATCTggttgggaagaaaataaaag TTTACAACAGGGTGATGAACATAGCAAAGCTCCTCATCTAAGGCATAGGGAGAGCTGGTCAAGCACTAAAGGAATCTTGTCACCTCGAGCTCCAAAACAGCAGCATCGATTAAGCGTAGATGCCAATCTTCAGATTCCTAAAGAGTTAACTCTTGCAAGCAAAAGAGAATTACTTCAAAAG ACGAGTGAACGTTTAGCATCTGGTGAAATTACACAGGAAGACTTCCTTGTTGTTGTGCATCAAATTCGACAGCTATTTCAGTATCAAGAAG gtgtACGAGAAGAGCAGAGATCACCATTCAATGATCGTTTTCCACTTAAGCGACCTAGATATGAAGATTCAGATAAACCATTTGTAGATAGCCCAGCATCAAGATTCGCCGGCCTTGATACAAATCAGCGACTTACGGCTTTAGCTGAAGATAGACCATTATACGATGGACCTAGCAGGCCATCAGTAGCGAGAGATGGCCCAACCAAGATGATTTTTGAAGGACCTAATAAGTTAAGCCCTAGAATTGATGGACCTCCTACGCCAGGTTCTCTTCGGTTTGATGGGTCACCGGGACAAATGGGGGGAGGTGGCCCTTTGAGATTTGAAGGACCACAAGGCCAGTTAGGAGGTGGGTGTCCTTTGAGATTTGAAGGTCCTCCGGGACCAGTAGGGACACCTCTGCGGTTTGAGGGGCCAATTGGTCAAGCAGGAGGAGGTGGTTTTCGGTTTGAAGGTTCCCCCGGTCTGAGGTTTGAGGGATCTGCAGGTGGTTTGCGATTTGAAGGACCAGGGGCCCAGCCTGTGGGTAGTCTCAGGTTTGAGGGACACCGGGGTCAACCTGTGGGTGGTCTGAGGTTTGAGGGACCTCATGGTCAGCCTGTGGGTGGACTTAGATTTGATAATCCCCGAGGTCAGCCTGTAGGTGGACTTAGATTTGAGGGAGGTCATGGTCCATCAGGAGCTGCAATTAGGTTTGATGGACCTCATGGTCAGCCATCAGGTGGAATCAGATTTGAGGGCCCGTTGCTACAGCAGGGAGTTGGGATGAGATTTGAGGGCCCCCATGGTCAGTCAGTAGCTGGTATGAGATTTGAAGGGCAACATAATCAACTTGGTGGGAACGTTAGGTTTGAGGGTCCACACGGTCAGCCAGGGGTTGGGATCAGATTTGAAGGACCTTTAGTCCAACAAGGAGGTGGAATGAGGTTTGAGGGTCCTTCTGTACCAGGAGGCGGCCTGAGAATCGAAGGACCTCTGGGTCAAGGTGGTCCAAGATTTGAAGGTTGTCACGCTTTAAGGTTTGATGGGCAACCAGGTCAGCCATCACTCTTGCCAAGATTTGATGGATTACATGGTCAGCCAGGTCCTAGATTTGAAAGAACTGGTCAGCCAGGCCCGCAGAGATTTGATGGACCACCTGGACAGCAGGTTCAACCAAGATTTGATGGTGTACCTCAAAGATTTGATGGTCCACAACACCAGCAAGCATCAAGGTTTGATATTCCTCTTGGTCTTCAAGGCACACGATTTGACAATCATCCTTCACAAAGGCTTGAATCGGTATCTTTCAATCAGAGTGGCCCATATAATGATCCACCTGGCAATGCTTTTAATGCCCCATCCCAAGGACTGCAGTTCCAAAGACATGAACAAATATTTGATTCACCTCAAGGACCAAATTTTAATGGACCACATGGCCCTGGAAACCAGAGTTTCTCGAATCCCCTTAACAGAGCTTCTGGACACTATTTTGATGAGAAGAATCTTCAGAGCTCTCAGTTTGGAAACTTTGGCAATTTACCTGCTCCAATGACAGTAGGAAATATTCAGGCATCTCAGCAG GTTCTGACTGGTGTTGCTCAGCCAGTAGCATTTGGCCAAGGACAACAATTTTTGCCAGTTCATCCACAAAATCCTGGAGCATTTGTTCAGAATCCTTCAG gtgtccTTCCTAAGGGATATCCTGATAATCATCTCAGTCAGGTGGATGTAAATGAATTGTTTTCAAAACTGCTAAAAACAGGAATTCTCAAATTGTCCCAGCCTGATTCAGCTACAACAC AAGTAAATGAAGTTGCTGCTCAGCCCCCTGCTGAGGAGGAAGAAGATCAAAATGAAGATCAAGACGTTCCAGATCTTACCAATTTTACAATTGAAGAATTGAAACA aCGTTATGATAGTGTTATAAATCGACTGTATACTGGTATTCAGTGTTACTCTTGTGGAATGAGGTTTACAACATCACAGACAGATGTATATGCAGATCACTTGGACTGGCATTATCGACAAAATAGAACTGAAAAAGATGTAAGCAGAAAAGTCACTCATAGACGTTGGTACTACAGTTTAACA GACTGGATAGAATTTGAGGAAATAGCTGATCTGGAAGAACGTGCAAAGAGCCAGTTTTTTGAAAAGGTGCACGAAGAAGTCGTGCTCAAAACTCAGGAGGCTGCTAAAGAAAAGGAGTTCCAAAGTGTACCTGCTGGACCAGCAGGATCAGTTGAG AGTTGTGAAATTTGTCAAGAACAATTTGAACAGTACTGggatgaagaagaggaggagtggcatttaaaaaatgctattagAGTAGATGGAAAG aTTTATCATCCATCATGTTATGAAGATTATCAAAAT ACATCTTCATTTGATTGTACACCATCTCCCAGCAAGACACCAGTTGAAaatcccttgaacattatgttGAACATTGTTAAAAACGAATTGCAGGAACCCTGTGAAAGTCCCAAAGTTAAGGAAGAACGGATTGATACTCCACCAGCTTGTACAGAGGAAAGCATAGCAACAGCcactgaaattaaaacagaaaatgacacaGTCGAGTCagtttaa